The DNA segment GTAGATACACAGGAAGTGCATTTTGACAGTTAGTCTATGAGGAAACCGTTTTTAACCAAAGTCTTTAGCCACAGAAATATGATTAGAAGAAAGTTAATGATAATTGGCTGCTTTGCAGCAATTGCAATTCTTGCCCTTTCTGCCGTCGTGATTGCATTTAGCAAAACCAACTCTAGTCTCTATGCCAGCGCGGTGGCCACCCAGAGCGGAAACTCACGGATAGACAACGCCACTTATAGCGTGTTAAAATACTGCATGCCAACCCTGCCCAAAGGTAGCCAAACATGCGACTCGGCAGTAGGCAAGATCAGCTACAATTGCGATAATCTCTTCAAAGTGAAGCCAGACTCTTGCAGCGACGAGCGGATCACAAGATACTTGGACGCGAGGCACGCATTTGATTCGGCTGACTATCAGGGAAAACCATTGCCGCCGGTCCTGACACAGGGTGCTGCAAAGAGCGGAGCTTAGAGTAGCTAAACTATATAGTTTAAGGATAAATAAATCCGCAAGTTAGACAACTATCGTCGGGTCCGACATGATTGCGCTGTTAGCGAGTCCGCACGCAGTGATTGGACAGGGAGTTCAAATTGCAAACAGTGCGGCCCTGCAAGATCCGTGGCCTGTGGACAGGTTTTGCTGGTGGTTCTGTGACAAACCTTGACAAGCTCTTGTTCAAAGAGCTGCGCAAGATGGCAGATGACGAATACAATAAAACTTACGAGATAGTCTGCCCGCGCTGCAAAATGACATCGCTCAGGCTTGTCTTTATCAATCAAACAAGCTACATCCTATGTTCAAACATGACATGCAAGTCACTTTATGACCTCGCAACAAAGAACTTTCTCGTCAGCCTGGAACGCTAGTAGGCTGAATAAAACAAATAGGAAACCTTCACTGCAAGGCCGTATGCAACTTCTCGGGGCACATCAAGCAGTTTTTTCAAGTCCTTGCCCGGGTTGCCGGGAAAATCTGCCGGACCTTCCAGCTTGTGCTCGTATTCTATCCTAAATTGCAAATCGTTCCCAAATTCCAAGACCATCTTGGCAGTCTTGACATCATCCTGCGCATTCATTTCCAGCCGGCCAGAGTCAATGCCTGCCGTCATTTTCCAAGCAAGCTTCTCGTCAAATGATTCAGCTGCATTCTGCATAATCTTTACAAGCGAGCCTGCGTGCCTCTGGGTGCCGACTCGCTTGACAACGCTATAGGTGAGCAGGCCGCCATTTTGCAGGCTCATCGAATCGTTCATGAAGACCTCATGGTACACGTATCCTATAGTCCCGAACTTGACTATCTTGTCCTTTTTTACCGACGGGTCCTTGCCAAAGACCGTAACCGTTATCCTGTCGTTCTTCCATACTGCCTTGTCGATTGTCCGCTCGCCCAATGCGAGGGTTTGCTCGGCCTCAGCCGCTCCCAAGACGATTACAGGAGTCTTTGACTTCTTGCCGTTCCCGCCAGCAGAGTTTCCAAAAAAGCCCATGGCGGTCATTCATCAGTCAGCTCTCGAGCAATATAAAATTTAGAGAGCCTAATTTCGTCACGGCATCTCTAGTTTTCCTAGTATCGATAGTTTTAGTAATTCTATGGTGGAATCACTGCTCTGATTATCCCGGCTCCACCATTCAAGTGGCGTCATTATAGCAGTTTTGAATTGTCATAATGAAATTCAGATAATAAAAGTTGGAATAGCAGGTAAAATTGGGCGGCATAGCTCCTACTGAGCTGCACTGCTGTGTGATTTCTTGCCGAGTCTGCTAGCAAGAACAACTATGGCTACAAGTAGCCCGGCAATAGGAATAGACGCTACTGGAAACTCGGGGACAACTGTCTGTTCTAGCAGCGGGACCGGCCTAGCAAGGGGATACTTGTCAACGGCGTTATTGCCTGTTCCGTCTAGAGCCAGTGCCCTTGTTATGCCGCCAATCTCATTTGCATTGTTGTTGGCCCAGTCCTGCCAATAGTTGCCTGTACCGGTGCTGCCGTCAGACTGGAACCATTTATTGTCCCGGCCGTCGTCTATGTTGCTGGCGTTTCCGAGAAAGTTATTCCTAATGAGAGTATTGTTTGCGCCTGTAACCTTGATGTTGGTATGGTTTGCACCAATTTCGTTTGTCTCAAACCAGCTCCTGTCAAAAGCAATGCTTACACCGTAATAGAACCCTGCAATCTTGTTAAGCGTGATCTTGTTGACTGCAGTCTTGGTGGTATTTATCACAGCCCCATTTGCGCCGGTGCAGCCGCTCCCCGCGGTATCACCAAGAATCATTCCGGTTGTCCGCACACCGGTCTGATTTGACAGAAAAGTGTCGTTAATGAATGGCCTAAATCCTGCCCAGTGAATGTAATTGTCCTCTATCACATTGACACATGATCCGAAGTGCACCCCTTCCATTCCCATTATATCGTTGCCGGTAATTGTTGCCAAAGACGCAGTGGATGGAAAGTCAACGTCGTAGATCGACCCGGGAGTCGGCAGCGTCTGTGATTTGTTTGTGAATGGATTTGATACGATATTCTGGTCAAACACAACTCCGGACGCCTGCACCGATACGGTAGAGTTCAGGAACTTGTTATTGGAGATGGTAGAGTTGACAGAAGTTCCATCAATAGTCAGGGTCCCAAAATTAACCTCGTTGGCAGTAAAGTTTAGCTTCTTTCCTCCAATGGAAACAGGCCCGGTGAATTTGGAGGTTGAGAAAGTAGAGTTATCGCCCCCAGTGACCTTGAGCAAACTTAGCAGTGAATTTTTCAAGTTAATAGAATGACCGATTATAGTCAACTGGCCAACGGTGTTTGAGACGTTGACAAAGTTGCCGGTAACTGTGCCTTGGCCTGAATCGCCTGTCATTGCAAGGTTATCACCGCCTAGTGTAAATCCACCCGATGAATCCGCATAGGACGTATGATTCAAAGTGGTTCCCTGGACCTGCCCGCTAAAGCGCTCAATCGACAGGCGAGTGACGTTTGTAGTAGTTATGCTGCCGCTGCCTGAATTGATGGAAATGTTGAACGAATTTGAAAGTGTATATCCTCCACCAACGCCGTCAAAGCGCACGTCGTGAACGCCAGTGCTCACAGTAACGTTCGGGGCATAAAGGAATTGCACTGAAGCTCCGCTTGCACCTTTTGATATGCCGAGCGAGCTTAGCCTGACGGAGAACACATTGCCACCTGACGGTTGGCCGACAATGTCCACCTTTTTGTTCACCTCTGTGGAAGTGTACGTTCCCGGCATTACCAAGATGGTGTCACCGACGGAGGCCACGTTTACCGCCTTTTGGATGGTATCATAATCTGCCGGGCCGTTGGCATTAACCGTCCAGACCTTTTGGGCAACTGAAACCGGCAGGCTGGGCTGAACGAGCGAGAACATGAGAATAGTAATTATCGCAGCAAGTGCAGTGCGGAAAAGGCGCATAAGGGATTGCAAATTCTCCCGAAGGAGATTTAAGCCAGATGCCAGTAGAAGATAAATTTACTATAGGCATACCATAGACCTACGTGATCCATTTGTCTCATGGTAGTTCGGAGTATAAAGAAAGTCCTTTCCGTTTGAGTCTTTGTGTTACTATTAAATTGCGATGGGTAATACGATCAGAAGGTAGGCCGCGGTGGATAATGAGAGAACGTGTTCACTGACCCACTTACAACAGGACGAATGCTAGGCACAATTGGCATCATAAACTATGAACAAACTTTCAGTGCTTCCAACAGCTGGGATGACACGTGCTGAACGCGGTCCATTTAAGGCTTGATAATCCTAATGCGGATCTTCAGATGAGGCGCTTCAAAAGTACACTCCTTTATCTCCTGTTCAACCTGTTCCTCATCAGGCTGTTCCTTAGGCTTGATTCCTGAAGGTCTCGACACTCGAATCAGTTGCGAGTTAAAGTATCGCGCAAAATAACGCTTCCAATATAGAAAACCTGCAAACATATTGTAGCAGCCTGGGCAGGTGCTCTTCTATTAAGAAATATGCACAACCTCGTTGAAACTTTTACCAGCTTGATGCGGTTAGGCATGCATGCCCATCAACAGCGAAACCCTTCATTCGGCGAATATTCCGCAGAGTAGCGATTCATGTCGCGGTCTGAATTGCCCCGCTCGCCCGTCTTTTCGACGTCTAAGATGTACGAACTATTATTGCTTTGAACATTTGATAGAACCGGCTGGTAATCAGGAAAACCGATTTAGGAGAATTGCAGAGCACCTAACTCTGCTTTCGGAAAACGTAGAAAGCCCCATGCGCACCTGTGTCAATCGTTTTTACTAGGCGAAAGCCGCCGTCAGAAAAAATTGAGATGTATTTTTCAAACGGCCTGTACTTTTGGTATAGCAAGTCGTCCTGGATTTCGGAGGCGAAAACCAACCTGAGCCAACTTCCAATTCTTCCTCTCCTCAATAGATTTCTGAGTATTTGCCTTCTGACCTGCTTGTCATTGAGAGGGTTGGTCTTCCAAGTCACAATGACAATGTAATCTGTGGAATACGCAACCATATTCTTGAGGATCCGCACGAACGCCTCATCGTCACGTACATGGAATAGAACGTTAAAGCAAGTCACTGTAGGTGCAGCGACGGCAAAGGGTGCCGCGGAGATGTCGCCTTCTTCGAACCTGTAATTTGGATACCTGGTTTTGTTGCGATTTATTATGGCAGGAGAAGCGTCAATACCAAAATATGAATCAAAAACGTGGCCTTCCCACATTATCATGTCGCCA comes from the Nitrososphaera sp. genome and includes:
- a CDS encoding class I SAM-dependent methyltransferase, with translation MIESSSRRSDEYWDHLYRHGGNSGTTLEGKSEVLNVFEENAIPMSNVIDLGCGDMIMWEGHVFDSYFGIDASPAIINRNKTRYPNYRFEEGDISAAPFAVAAPTVTCFNVLFHVRDDEAFVRILKNMVAYSTDYIVIVTWKTNPLNDKQVRRQILRNLLRRGRIGSWLRLVFASEIQDDLLYQKYRPFEKYISIFSDGGFRLVKTIDTGAHGAFYVFRKQS